The DNA region CCAACGGCTTTGATATTTTCTAGCGGGTATTTGGCCAATCTGGGTGCTCTCACCGCGCTGACTGGGCGCGGGGCGGTGATCTTTTCTGATGAACACGCACACGCTTCTTTGATTGACGCGGCGAGGTTGTCTCGGGCCAGAGTCGAGGTCTTTCCACATTCGGATCTGCGCGCATTAGAAATGATGTTGCAGGTTCGCCAGGAAACCCGCGCAGTGGTGGTGGTTGAATCGATCTATTCAGTTTTAGGCGATGCGGCACCGTTACGAGAATTAGCGCAATTATGCGCCCGTTTTGACGCTTTGCTGCTTGTCGATGAGGCGCACGGTCTTGGCGTAAGCGGTTCCGGCCGGGGTGGCGTCTGGGCGGCCGGGCTGGCCAAAGCGGAACACGTAGTAGCCACCGTGACGTTGTCGAAATCTTTGGGAGCGCAAGGGGGAGCGGTGCTGGCCGGTTAGCTGGTGCGTGAGCATTTACTGAACACGGCCCGCAACTGTATTTTTGATACCGCGCTTGCGCCGGCTTCAGCGGCAGCGGCAGCGTGCCAGATCATCGCCGTCGAACCCCAAAGGGTAGCAAAGCTACACCAGGTGGCCGGAGCAATTGCGCAGGCGGCCGGAATCGAGGCCTCCGCTGGCGCCGTGCAGTCGCTGCGAATGGCCAATGCGGCTCAGGCAGAAAAAATCAGTTTGCGACTTCGTGCCGAAGGCATTCTGGTTGGGTGCTTTCGACCGCCCAGTGTGCCGGACGGAATCTCCCGACTTCGATTCACCGCGCGCGGATGTTGCTCCAGCTGAAGCTGCGCAGGCAGCTGTCCTTGCCCGGCTTTGGGCGCGTGCGACCCGGGAGATTCAATGAATGGAGGTGCCATGAAAAATGTTTTAGCGCTGCCCAAGGTTGTGTTTGTCACCGGAACAGATACCGACGTCGGCAAAACCATCACCACCGCGGCGCTCGCTGCCGTGTTTGCGCAGGTAGGTTCAGTAGCGATCTATAAACCGGTGCAAACCGGTGTTGAAGCCGGCGAAGCGGGGGATACGGCCGAAGTAGCCAGGCTGGCTGGCGTGCAAAATACTTTCGAAGGCGCACGGTACTCGGCGCCGATGGCTCCGGTCGCGGCTGCCGAGAAAGAAAATCGCGAGCTACCAAGCTTGGCATCGCACGTGAGGAATGTGGTTGAGCTCAGTCAGCGCTTCGACCGAGTTCTCGTTGAAGGTTCCGGCGGGCTGTTGGTCGAATTGGACGGTGCCGGCGGAACGCTTGCAGACTTAGCCGCTGGATTCGCCCTAGCCGCTGGAAACGGAACGGCGTCAGAATCTGGCGTAGTGCTGGTGGCCAGGGCCGGATTAGGCACCTTGAATCACGCCGCTCTGACTATCGAAGCATTGCAGACGCGCGGGCTTGACCTTGTTGGGGTGGTACTTGGTAGTGTGCCTGCGATTCCGAATGTTGTTGAGCGGAGTAATCAAGAAGTTTTTGCAGCCAGCCGAAACAAGCTTTTGGCGCAAGTTCCGGCCGGCGTCGCAAAAATGCAGGCCAAAGCGTTTTGTGAAGCTGCCGGATTGTGGTTTGAGCCAGAAGCCGTTTGGAGTACGCCCAGAAGCTAGTTGAGTGCTTTGATACCGTCCGGTAGTACGCCGCCAGCCAGAAGCTTTTTGGCCGCGGATTGCAAGGCGGTAAGGGCTAGACGCTGGGTCAGCGGTCCGTATGAGATTCGTGAAATACCTAGTTGCTTGAGCTCCGCGGGCGCAAGGGAGCCAGATACGCCGATGAGCGAAACTTTATTGAAGCCGATTCCTTCAACTAAAGCAGATACGGTTGCCGCGTCGAAGAGACCTGGAACGAAGACGTTTGTTGCGCCCTCAGCCAAGAAAGCCTGGCCGCGTTTAATGGCTTCCGCTAATTGCTCGTTCTTATCCGCATCTTTGGGCCCTTTGGCGAAAACATCGGTACGCGTATTGAGTGCGAACTGGACGCCTTCAACCTCCGCGGCCTTGACCGCGGCACGTACTGCGCCGACTGCTTCATCGAAAGGCTTCAACTGGTCTTCTAAGTTAGCGCCAACAATGCCAACGCCGATCGCTTGCCGGATAGTCTCGGACGCATCGCCATAGCCACCTTCAAGATCCGCACTAACTGGCAAGTTCGTGGCTGCCACGATGCGCCCAACAGCCTCGATAATCAGTTCACGAGGGATTTTTTCGCCGTCTTCATAACCGTAAGAAGCGGCAATCGAGTGGCTCGCCGTAGCGAGGGCTTGGCTGCCGTCAAGGTCCGCGATGACTTTCGCTGAGACGACATCCCAAACGTTGATTACCTGGAGAATCTCGGCCGCATTGTGCAGATCAAGGAGCCGTTGACCTTTTGCACTGAAGTTCTTTTGTGCTGAGTTCTTTGATCGGAGGGTTTGAATTCTCTGGTGTGATCATGGCATCACGCTACCGCTGCCTCCTGACAGTAGTCACGTCCGAGTTCAGTTATTGGCGGCACTGGAACATGAGGGGCGCAAGATCAGCGCATGTGGATTCGCGAACTCCAATCTTGCGGCGCTCAAATCTGGTGGTGCTCAAATCTGGTGGAAGAGATTTCGGCGCGCCTTGCGTTGAGCATCAGCCCATGGCGGCGGGATGAACCAGGGCACGCCGTCGCGCATTTCGATCTGCCAATGGTCTTGGTGAATCAGATGATGGTGATGTGAACAAAGTAGTGCACCGTTTTCTACCGCAGTCCAGGGATTTCGCGACCACCACTGAACGTGGTGAGATTCGCACCAGGCAGCGGGAATAGTGCAGTCCGGGAAACTGTAGCCTTTATCTCTGGCTACCAAGGCAGAGCGTTGTGTCCGGTTGAAGAGTCGGTTGCTGGCTCCAACGTCAAGCACTTGGCCTTTGCTGCCAAAAACCATCGGAATGATGTCTGCTTCACAGGCGAGCGCCCGAATGTTCTTGGCATTGATCGGGCCTGTGAAAGCGAGTCTGGCTGATGTTGGAGACTCAGTGGAATCTGTCTCACCAAACCCCGAGTCCCTCGATGCTTCGAACTCGCCGAGCAATTCTTTAAAGCTCGCGGTGGCCAACAATTGTGGTCTAGATCCGCCGCTAAGCGGAAGTAAGTCGGTTCGCAGCGCTGCCTTCAGGGCATCCGTCAGCGTGTCCAAGTATTTTTGCGGAAGCGAACGATCATCCAGGCTGCGTTGCGCTACGGTCTGTGCGCGCGGATTGGTGCCCGCATTCATCACCGTGAGCAGCACTTTGAATCGCCCCGGCGTGTCCGGAGGGTTTCTCAGACGATGAGCCTGTCGGCGGCTGCCGTGCTCTGGTAGTGATTGTAGTAGTGGTTTTCTAGCTCTGCTGGTGGGATGTCTCCGCAGTACTGGTAGAGCCTTCGGTGGTTGTACCAATCTGCCCATTCAGCGGTGCCGATTTCGACTTCTTCTAGAGTCCGCCAGGGCTTGCCGGGTTTGATCAGCTCGGTCTTATAAAGCCCGTTGATGGTTTCCGCCAAGGCGTTGTCGTAACTATCACCCACAGAACCGATCGAGGGGCGGATACCGGCCTGGGCCAGGCGTTCGGTGAAGGCCAAGGAGGCGTATTGAGCCCCGGCATCGTGATGATGAATCACCCCGGAAATCTCAGCCCCGGCCCGTTCACGACTCCAGATTGCCTGATTAACTGCGTTGAGCACTAGCACGGTGTTCATAGAAGCACTCGCTGACCAGCCCAGGATCCTCCGAGAGTAGGCATCGATCACGAAGGCAACATAGACCCACCCGGACCAGGTCGAAACATAGGTGAAATCATCTACCCATAGCCGATCCGGTGCCGTTGGTGTGAAATCACGGCGGACCAGGTCCTTCGCTCGGGCTGCCTTCGAGTCTTTGATCGTGGTGCGTTTGACCTTGCCACGGACCGCACCCTGTATGCCAAGTAACCCCATGAGCCGTTCTACCGTGCACCTGGCCACCGGCACACCTTCACGGTTCATCGCCAACCAGACTTTCCTGGTGCCGTGCACCCCGTAATTAGCGGCATACACCTTCTGGATCACGGGCTTGAGCACCTCATCACGTTGTTCTCGGTGAGATCGTGTTTTATCCACCCATTCGTAGTACGTGGACGGGGTGGTCTTCACCCCGTCCCAGTAAGCACCTGGCAGATCGACTCGACACCCCACCGCAATCCATTATTCTCGCGGTGACCGGCATGGTCCTTGATGTATTTCACGATCAGTGTTGTGGCGGTCGAGTTCGACCGCGAAAAAAGCTGAAGCACTCCGAAGGATCGCGTTCGCCCGTTTCAGCTCAGCGTTCTCACGCCGTAACCGTTTCAGCTCGGCCGATTCCGTGCTCGTTGTTCCAGTTCTAGTACCAACATCGATCTCGGCTTGCCGGACCCATTTACGCACCGTTTCCGGCACACCCACACCCAAAAGCTGGGCAACTTTTTGCATCGCCGCCCACTCCGAAGACGCACCCTCCATCTCCGCACGATCCTTCAACTCCTGCGGATACCGTGTCGTAGTTTTCCCTGCCATGT from Renibacterium salmoninarum ATCC 33209 includes:
- a CDS encoding aminotransferase class I/II-fold pyridoxal phosphate-dependent enzyme, which codes for MHAELEGALCTLTDRPTALIFSSGYLANLGALTALTGRGAVIFSDEHAHASLIDAARLSRARVEVFPHSDLRALEMMLQVRQETRAVVVVESIYSVLGDAAPLRELAQLCARFDALLLVDEAHGLGVSGSGRGGVWAAGLAKAEHVVATVTLSKSLGAQGGAVLAG
- a CDS encoding 8-amino-7-oxononanoate synthase, producing MREHLLNTARNCIFDTALAPASAAAAACQIIAVEPQRVAKLHQVAGAIAQAAGIEASAGAVQSLRMANAAQAEKISLRLRAEGILVGCFRPPSVPDGISRLRFTARGCCSS
- the bioD gene encoding dethiobiotin synthase — encoded protein: MKNVLALPKVVFVTGTDTDVGKTITTAALAAVFAQVGSVAIYKPVQTGVEAGEAGDTAEVARLAGVQNTFEGARYSAPMAPVAAAEKENRELPSLASHVRNVVELSQRFDRVLVEGSGGLLVELDGAGGTLADLAAGFALAAGNGTASESGVVLVARAGLGTLNHAALTIEALQTRGLDLVGVVLGSVPAIPNVVERSNQEVFAASRNKLLAQVPAGVAKMQAKAFCEAAGLWFEPEAVWSTPRS
- a CDS encoding isocitrate lyase/PEP mutase family protein — protein: MQTLRSKNSAQKNFSAKGQRLLDLHNAAEILQVINVWDVVSAKVIADLDGSQALATASHSIAASYGYEDGEKIPRELIIEAVGRIVAATNLPVSADLEGGYGDASETIRQAIGVGIVGANLEDQLKPFDEAVGAVRAAVKAAEVEGVQFALNTRTDVFAKGPKDADKNEQLAEAIKRGQAFLAEGATNVFVPGLFDAATVSALVEGIGFNKVSLIGVSGSLAPAELKQLGISRISYGPLTQRLALTALQSAAKKLLAGGVLPDGIKALN
- a CDS encoding DUF222 domain-containing protein, with translation MLLTVMNAGTNPRAQTVAQRSLDDRSLPQKYLDTLTDALKAALRTDLLPLSGGSRPQLLATASFKELLGEFEASRDSGFGETDSTESPTSARLAFTGPINAKNIRALACEADIIPMVFGSKGQVLDVGASNRLFNRTQRSALVARDKGYSFPDCTIPAAWCESHHVQWWSRNPWTAVENGALLCSHHHHLIHQDHWQIEMRDGVPWFIPPPWADAQRKARRNLFHQI